GCCACAGAGGCAGTGGCTGGGCGATTGCCACCGGGGCAAGGGGAATTCGCGCTGGAGGCGCTGTTGCCGCTTTTGCCTGCACAGGCCCGCATCGCGGCGGAAGCCCCGTTTCGGGCGCCGGAAGGCCTGTCTCCGCTGGAACGGGGGCGGATCATCGTCGATGCGACGCGGGCGCTGTTCGCCCGCGCCAGCACTTAGAGCGTTTCGTAAACCGATCGCGCCGGAGGCCCGCCAAGCAACGGCTTCAGCGGCGCGAACGCCGTCTTGGGCACCAGTTGCGATGCGTCGGCATAAGCCTGATCCGATGGCCAGTTCTCTATGAAGAGAAACTGGTCCGCATTATCCTGCTTGCGCAGGATATCCACCCCATCGCTGCCCGGAAGCGCGCGGATCGTGCTGGCGAGATCTGCCAACGCGGCGGCGAAGGCCTGGCCTTGCCCATCTTGCGCGATCATGTCGTAAACGACGCGAATAGCCATTGTTTTATCCTTCGTTGAGGGGGGTCGGATCAGTAGATCGCGGCTTCGTTCCTGTCGCGGGGGTTGCCCAGCATGGCGCGATGTGAGGGGCGCTCCATCCCGCGATCGGTGATACCCAGTTCCTTGGCAATTTCCGCGCCGACCAGCGTCTGCCCCGACAGGTCCTCACGGTTGGGGGCCTTGTCGATCGCATCCAGAATATGCGCGGTGAATTCCGGATTTTCCGCCATCGCGATCAGGTCTTTGTACTGTTCGGGCTCGACCTCGGCGGAAATTTTCGCCCGTTCGGTCAATTGCGGGCCAAGCCAGATCGACACTGCGGCAACGCCGGTGCCGCGCAGGTCGTGCCACATATCGTGCGCCAGCTTGTCCAGTCCCGCCTTCTGCGCGCCGTAAGCCGGACCATGCATGTAACACGTCGCGCCAAATGAAGAGACCATGCCGATCAGGCCGCTGCCCTGTGGCACCATGATCCGTGCGGCATGCCAGCTGGCGACGTAGGCGGAACGCAGGCCCACATCGAGAATCTTCTGCGCATCCAGTTCCTTTTCCCAGAACGGCATTTTGGTGATCAGCTGATGATGGATATAGGTGGCGTTGTTGACCAGAACGTCGAGCCTACCCTGTTCGTCCATGATCTGTTCGAACACTTTGGCGACTTGCGCATCGTCGGCATGATCGCACAAAACGGGAATGCCATGCCCGCCCAGTTCGGTAATTTTAGCCGCGGTTTCAGCGACTGTGCCGGGCAGGACGGAGCCGTCCCAGCCTTTCGCATCGCCCGGCGCGACAGTGCGTCCGGTCACATAGACCGTGTAGCCCAATTCACCGAACCCACGGGCGATGCCCGCCCCGGCGCCGCGGCTGGCGCCGGTCACCAGCGCCACTTTTCTATCAGCCATGTCGTATCCTTGTCATTGCGCTGTGGGGTGGCCGCCCGATCATGGGATCAGGGCGATCACGTTATGAAAAGTCGCCCAGGCCGGTGCTGGCCCGCTGGCGAAATTTCTGGGGGGAAAGCCCGCTTACCCGGCGGAACGCGCGGGAGAAGCTGTTCGGGTGCGAAAAGCCGCAATTTTCGGCAATCTGCCGGATCGATGATGTCTGGTTCATCAGTTCTTCCTTCGCCTGTTCGATCCAGAAGTTCTCGATATATTTCGAGATTGTCTTGCCGGTAAGCGCGAGGAACTGGCGGTGCAGGTGGCGGCTGCTGATCCCGCAAAGCTGGGCGAGATCGGCCACGGTTGGCTGACTTTCGCCACTACTAAGCCGATCGCGGATGCGCCGATATTGCCAGGCTGCGAGGCGGCCGCTGGACTGGCTGTCGCGCTGCCGTTCGAACAGGCGCTCCATTTCCACGACAATCACGTTCATCAGCGCCTCGATCGCTTCCGGAGACCGATCGACGGGATTGATCAGTTCGCGATGGCTCAACCGCATCAGCGTACGCAGCGGATCGTTGCGGATATTGAGCAGCGATTGCAGGAAATCGAGTGGCGGTTCCGGCTTGTGGCGCAGAATATTTTGCGCGGTCCGTTCTTCGAAGATGCAGCGGATCACCCGGATACGCTTGCCTTCCGAGCGGCCCCCGATCGTAATCCCGGGATAACGGACGAACAGCGTGCCCATGAAGCAGTACTTGTCCGGTGCAATGTCCGGGAAGCATGCCGAGGCATCCGCGGCAAGCGGGGGCAGGGACATCTCGAGCATAAGCTCGGATTCCTTGCGGGTGAATTCGATCATGTCGGGCCAATGCCATTCAACCAGCTCGATGCGCCCTGCGGCGACATCTTGCTGGTTGAGCACTATCGGCGTGTATTCCATGACGTCTGGCCGATCTTGTCCGATTATTCGGCGAAATCGTACTGGCTGGTCGGCACGACGTCGATCTGCGTGAAATTGATGAATCCGTTGCAGCTGTCGATCATGTCCTCGAGATGAGATGCGCATTTCGCATCGTCGCCCACCGCATCATAGAACGCGTTCGTGTCCGTCATCGCTTCGAGCGGGAAACACTCTTCCACGAAGGCGTCGTAGGTGGGCGCATCGTCCGTCAGCGGACGGACGATCAGGTTCTGGATATATTCGAAGTTGGACTGCGTGTAGATCGCCACGTTGGCGTGATGGCTATGCCAGTGGTTGATCGCCTGCTTCCAGCTGATGTCCTGCCGGAACGAGATGAAGCTGCACTGCGACCAGCCCCATGTGCGCTGTCCGGCCACGGGCGGATGATCGGCGTTCGGAATGATCGCCGATTCTGCAACCAGCCATGCGGCGAAACGGCCGCAGTGGGCGGCAACGGCGGCATCAGTGGGGCCACGGAACATAGCGTTGGCGGAAGGCAGCCACAGCTGCACAACAGCGTCCTGCTGGGGGGCCTGCCATTGCTGGATCAGGGGGGCGGCGGGATCGACGATCGCGTCGCGGATGTTGACGCGAATACGGCTGGCGCCAGTCTTTTCCAGCGCTTCGGGCAGGCTGGTCAGCAGGCGCGCGTTGAAGCTTTCGCGGCTTTCGCCTTCATTGGCCCACAGGGCGTAGATGATCTTTTCCATGCTCCGGGTTCCTCAGTCGAAATTGGCCTGCCCGCCGTCGAGCGGGATCGTTGCGCCAGTAAGGTAATCGAGATCTGCGCCGCACAAGGCCACGATGGCACGGCCGATGTCTTCTTCGAGCCGGCCGATGCGGCCAAGCGGGATAGTGCGGAAGAATGCGGCGGCTTCTTCGGGATTGGCTTCGAACCAACCCTTGAGGCCCGGCGATTCCGCATGCGGCGCAATCGTCAGAACGCGGATATTATCCGGCCCGTATTCCGCGGCGCCGGCGCGTGTCAGACAACGGATCGCCTGCTTGACCGCGCCATAGGCGCCGTAACCCGTCATATCCCAGCGAATTCCGGCAGAGGAGGCGAAGTTGAAGATCGCGCCGCCGCCGCGTGCCTTCATATGCGGGCGCGCCAGTTTCATCAGGCGCATGCTGGCCAGCGGGCCCGATTCGAACCCGGCAATAAAGGCTTCGTCCGTCACATCGTCGAGCTTGCCAAGCGGCACTTCCTGCGCGTTGTTGACGAGAATATCGAGCCCGCCCAGTTCCTTGACTGCCGTGTCGACAGCCTTGGCGAGATCGTCGGCCGATTTGACATTGCAGGCGATCGCGATCGCGTTGCCGCCGCGCTGGCTGATTTCGTCGGCGGTTTTCTGCACTTTTTCGAGAGTTCGCCCGGCAAGAACAATACTGGCCCCGGCCGCCGAGAGCGCAAAAGCGATACCCTGTCCGACGCCCTGACCGGCGCCAGTGATCAACGCAACTTTGCCGCTAAGATCGGTCATCCTTCTCACCCTTTGCTAATTCGTAGATAATTGCGCGGCATTCTACGCATGGTGTTGACTTATTGGCAAGCGTGTCCACAGTTGCGTTGCGAATATGGTGGAGAGGTTCCCGTTTGATGACGGGCGTCGGGGGCGCGGAACGGGCCTTCGCCGGAGGCGGCGTTTTTCTGCCGTTTTATCTCCCATTGGAAGGAGTGTTTGGAATGACAGTCGCCGTTATTACGGGGGCCGCAGGCGGAATCGGTGCAGGACTCGCGCGCGAGGCCGCGCGCCGGGGCATGCAAGTGGTCCTGGCCGATCGTGATGAAGCGGCCCTGCAGGAGGTTGCGCGCGGAATTGGCAATGCCGCCTATGCCGTGCAAACCGACGTTACCGATCCGGCCTCACTCGAAGCCTTGGCGGACAAGGCATACAAGGCCCACGGGCAGGTCGATCTGCTGTTCAACAATGCCGGGGTTCTGGCCACGGGCAACAGCTGGGAAATCCCGGTGGAGAAGTGGCAGCAATCCTGGGCCGTCAATGTCGACGGTATTCTCAATGGCCTGCGGGCCTTCGTTCCGCGGCTGCTGGCCGCGGATCGCCCAGCCCGGATTATCAACACCGCCTCGGTTGGCGGTTTCCTGCCTTCACCCCTGATGGCGCCCTATTCGGCAACGAAGTTCGCAACGGTGGCCCTGACGGAAAGCCTTGCAGGCGAACTCGCCATGCTGGGTTCCAAGATCGCCGTGTCGCTGCTAGCACCGGGCCCGGTTAAATCGGGCATTTTTCGTGATACCCCGGGCCAGCAGGCGGAAGGTTTTCACAACACGATGATCGATATGCTTGAACAGAACGGCATGACCGGCGACCAGTTCGCCCCGCTTGTGCTGGATGCCATTGAACGCGGGGAATACTGGATTTTCCCGCAGCCCGAAGCACTGGAGCCGACATTCTCGAACCGCAATCAGGCGATTGTCGAGCGTAAGGCCCCTCAATTTTTTACAGTGGACTGACCGCAATGAGCCAAAATTGGGATAAAGAGGTAGATGTTCTCGTCGTGGGCTCTGGTGCGGGTGGCCTGCTCACCGCGTTGGTGGCCTCCAAGAACAACGCCGATGTGTTGATCGTCGAGAAGGACAAGCTGTGGGGCGGTACGTCGGCTACCTCTGGCGGCGGTATCTGGATTCCCGGCAGCGATCTGGCACGTGCCGCCGGGTTCGAAGACAATCTCGACGAGGCCTTCACGTACCTGCGCGCGCTCTCGGCGGATAACGTCCCCGATGCGAACATTCAGGCCTATGTCGATAATGCCGCACCCATGCTGCGTTGGGTTACGGATAACACGCAGGTCCAGTATGATGCTGTGCCCTATCCCGATTATCACGCGGAAAATCCGGGTGGCTCGACAAGGGGTTTCCGTACCCATCTGCCGCGGACATTCGACGGCAAGCAACTGGGCGCGGATATCCGCACCCAGCGTTTCCCGTCACCGGCCGCCAGCCTGTTCGGCTTCCTGCAGTGGACGTTCGCGGAAACGAATGAACTGCTGTACCGGTCGAAGGGCTGGTTCACGCACCTGACGATCAATATGGCCCGCTACTGGCTTGATCTGCCGTTTCGTTTCACGTCGGGCAAAGACCGGCGTCTGACGCTGGGCAATTCGCTCACCGGCGGATTGCGGCTGGCGTTGAACGAGCGCAATGTCCCGCTGTGGCTGGAAAGCCCGCTGACCGAACTGGTGCGCGATGGCGACAAGGTTACAGGGGCCGTGATTACGCACAACGGCAAGCCGATGCGGATCGGGGTGCGCAAGGGTGTGGTGCTGGCGGCAGGCGGGTTCGATCGCAATCAGGCGATGCGCGATGAAAATGCCCCGCTCTATCCCACGGCGAAGATTTCGGGTGGCGTGACCAGCAATACCGGCGATTCCATTCGCGCCGGCCAGGCGATCGGCGCGAAGACCATGAACATGCAGTCAACCTGGGCGGCGCCGGTGTTCTATATTCCGGGTGAAGATCGCGGGCGGCTGTGCACCATCGAACGGGCATTGCCGGGGTGCATCATGGTCAACCAGAAGGGCGAGCGTTATCTGAACGAAGCCGCATCCTATCATGTCACCGGCCAGCTTATGGCCAAGCGGGAGCATGAGCATGGCGATGCCAGCCCGAGTTGGATGGTCTTCGATTACCGCTATCGCCACCAGTTCCCGATGGGGCCGCTTTATCCGTTGATTCCGGATTGGGCGCAGCGCGGCGATGTCAAGCTGGTGCTCAAAAAGGCGAAGACGATTGAAGAACTGGCAGAGCAAATGGGCGTCGATCCCACGCGTCTGTCGGCCACTATCGCGCATTTCAACGAACATGCCGCCAAGGGTGAAGATCCCGATTTCCATCGGGGTGAGGCGGCCTACGACAAGATGTATGGTGATCAGCGCAACCAGCCGAACCCGTGCCTGCGCCCGCTGACCGATGCACCGTTCTATGCCATGCCGGTCTATCCCGGCGATATCGGCACGAACGGCGGCTTGCTGACCAATGCCAAGGCGCAAGTGATCGGCGATAATGGCCAGCCGATCCAGGGTCTTTATGCCGTGGGCAACAATGCGGCTTCGGCAATGGGGGAAAGCTACCCGGGGGCCGGGGTTACCTTGGGCCCGGCGATGACCTTCGGTTATATCGCGGCGCGCGATATGACAGGCGGCAACGAATAGATCTGTCTGGCAGAGGGGCTACGGCCCCTTTCGGAAAGGCCGGGATTACGGCTTATGAAAAAGCTCCGTCGGGATAGCCCGGCGGAGCTTTTCTTTTGTCTGCGCCGGATCAGGCGCTGCGGGGAATGTCCGCGGGGGCAAGCGGCGGGTTGCCAAGGATCATGTCCGCAGCCTTTTCCGCGATCATCGCCACCGGGATGCCGGTGTTCGCACCCGGCAGGTGCGGCATGATCGAGGCATCCACCACGCGTAGTCCTGTCATCCCGTGCACCCGCAACTGGGCATCGACCACGGCCATCGGATCGCCCGCGCTGCCCATCCGTGCCGTGCCGACCGAATGGTAATCGGCCTCGGCCTTCGCCCGAATATAGGCATCGATTTCCTCGTCCGTTTGAACGGAAGGGCCCGGAGCGAGTTCCTCACCACGAAAATCGTCGAATGCGGGCTGACTGAAT
This genomic window from Caenibius tardaugens NBRC 16725 contains:
- a CDS encoding SDR family NAD(P)-dependent oxidoreductase, which encodes MTVAVITGAAGGIGAGLAREAARRGMQVVLADRDEAALQEVARGIGNAAYAVQTDVTDPASLEALADKAYKAHGQVDLLFNNAGVLATGNSWEIPVEKWQQSWAVNVDGILNGLRAFVPRLLAADRPARIINTASVGGFLPSPLMAPYSATKFATVALTESLAGELAMLGSKIAVSLLAPGPVKSGIFRDTPGQQAEGFHNTMIDMLEQNGMTGDQFAPLVLDAIERGEYWIFPQPEALEPTFSNRNQAIVERKAPQFFTVD
- a CDS encoding FAD-dependent oxidoreductase, which codes for MSQNWDKEVDVLVVGSGAGGLLTALVASKNNADVLIVEKDKLWGGTSATSGGGIWIPGSDLARAAGFEDNLDEAFTYLRALSADNVPDANIQAYVDNAAPMLRWVTDNTQVQYDAVPYPDYHAENPGGSTRGFRTHLPRTFDGKQLGADIRTQRFPSPAASLFGFLQWTFAETNELLYRSKGWFTHLTINMARYWLDLPFRFTSGKDRRLTLGNSLTGGLRLALNERNVPLWLESPLTELVRDGDKVTGAVITHNGKPMRIGVRKGVVLAAGGFDRNQAMRDENAPLYPTAKISGGVTSNTGDSIRAGQAIGAKTMNMQSTWAAPVFYIPGEDRGRLCTIERALPGCIMVNQKGERYLNEAASYHVTGQLMAKREHEHGDASPSWMVFDYRYRHQFPMGPLYPLIPDWAQRGDVKLVLKKAKTIEELAEQMGVDPTRLSATIAHFNEHAAKGEDPDFHRGEAAYDKMYGDQRNQPNPCLRPLTDAPFYAMPVYPGDIGTNGGLLTNAKAQVIGDNGQPIQGLYAVGNNAASAMGESYPGAGVTLGPAMTFGYIAARDMTGGNE
- a CDS encoding EthD domain-containing protein, with product MEKIIYALWANEGESRESFNARLLTSLPEALEKTGASRIRVNIRDAIVDPAAPLIQQWQAPQQDAVVQLWLPSANAMFRGPTDAAVAAHCGRFAAWLVAESAIIPNADHPPVAGQRTWGWSQCSFISFRQDISWKQAINHWHSHHANVAIYTQSNFEYIQNLIVRPLTDDAPTYDAFVEECFPLEAMTDTNAFYDAVGDDAKCASHLEDMIDSCNGFINFTQIDVVPTSQYDFAE
- a CDS encoding SDR family NAD(P)-dependent oxidoreductase → MTDLSGKVALITGAGQGVGQGIAFALSAAGASIVLAGRTLEKVQKTADEISQRGGNAIAIACNVKSADDLAKAVDTAVKELGGLDILVNNAQEVPLGKLDDVTDEAFIAGFESGPLASMRLMKLARPHMKARGGGAIFNFASSAGIRWDMTGYGAYGAVKQAIRCLTRAGAAEYGPDNIRVLTIAPHAESPGLKGWFEANPEEAAAFFRTIPLGRIGRLEEDIGRAIVALCGADLDYLTGATIPLDGGQANFD
- a CDS encoding putative quinol monooxygenase, whose protein sequence is MAIRVVYDMIAQDGQGQAFAAALADLASTIRALPGSDGVDILRKQDNADQFLFIENWPSDQAYADASQLVPKTAFAPLKPLLGGPPARSVYETL
- a CDS encoding SDR family NAD(P)-dependent oxidoreductase, coding for MADRKVALVTGASRGAGAGIARGFGELGYTVYVTGRTVAPGDAKGWDGSVLPGTVAETAAKITELGGHGIPVLCDHADDAQVAKVFEQIMDEQGRLDVLVNNATYIHHQLITKMPFWEKELDAQKILDVGLRSAYVASWHAARIMVPQGSGLIGMVSSFGATCYMHGPAYGAQKAGLDKLAHDMWHDLRGTGVAAVSIWLGPQLTERAKISAEVEPEQYKDLIAMAENPEFTAHILDAIDKAPNREDLSGQTLVGAEIAKELGITDRGMERPSHRAMLGNPRDRNEAAIY
- a CDS encoding helix-turn-helix transcriptional regulator, with translation MEYTPIVLNQQDVAAGRIELVEWHWPDMIEFTRKESELMLEMSLPPLAADASACFPDIAPDKYCFMGTLFVRYPGITIGGRSEGKRIRVIRCIFEERTAQNILRHKPEPPLDFLQSLLNIRNDPLRTLMRLSHRELINPVDRSPEAIEALMNVIVVEMERLFERQRDSQSSGRLAAWQYRRIRDRLSSGESQPTVADLAQLCGISSRHLHRQFLALTGKTISKYIENFWIEQAKEELMNQTSSIRQIAENCGFSHPNSFSRAFRRVSGLSPQKFRQRASTGLGDFS